The Limanda limanda chromosome 21, fLimLim1.1, whole genome shotgun sequence genome contains the following window.
ggggggctattaagggttcagcatcttgcccaaggacacttcggcatgcagatggttcagactggggatcgaaccgccgaccttcaggttggaggacgaccactctacccctcagccacagccgccctcaagggtgtacctaataaagtggtCACTGCATgtgaggcggtggactagtggcagaaacttgaactactggcagaaaaaggtctctggtttgatgctggttcgactccacggagtttcaacaaaaacttacctcgatggaataacaacaaaaagacgaacctggatctgtccaaaaaatcaaaagactattctccctaccctgtctagtgcccctgagcaaggcaccttactcccccaacatctgctccccgggtgccgtacatggctgcccactgctctgtgtgtctgtgcatgtgtgtgggataaataaaaatgtatctcttATATCTCTTATAAAGTGATTTTGGATAAATATTCTTTCATACGTAAATTTTTGCCTAAATTCTTTGAGGTGTGTTGTTGGAACATGATAAATCCTTGTTGTTTTAAAGAGTGGGATGTGTCCCAGCTGGTGTGGGGACTGGAACCTGGCGCTGTACCTCGATGTGGTCCAAGACGTATCCGACCGTCTCGCTCTTCCTCTCGGCGTTGTCCATCGGCGAGGCGCAGAACGTCACCGGGCTGTTCTCTGTGGTTCCATACCCGATCTGCCAATCACACAAACAGGCTGAGTGTCACGTCTCATCTGCAGGAGACGGTGATGTGTGCAGGAACGTTTCAAGGACTGgaaaatatcagttccctaaacagGCCggaattttatatatatatatataactgttATAAAACAAAACTCATTAAAAACTGAAACTACTGAACTTAACTATTTTGCAAACTTTACACACGACCGGAGCTCGAGTTTTTCCTCGATGCTTTagtcattaaaatgaaaacttttCAAGAGGAAAAGTGCAGTTCAGTTGCATAAAATCTAAAATTCACTGTTCACAGCTGCAGATTCAATCAGAGGCAGAATAAGGCGAGGTCACTCCGAGGACGTTTAGCTGGAAAACCAGGGAGGAGACGATATTCCCAATAAAATGTTAGATTTGTTAAGTAAACTCTAGATTCCATTTATCCTGGACGGGTCAATTCATCTTCACTGTTTCTGAATTTACCTTTATTATTAAAAGCAGGTGTAAAAGTATTTCTCCTCAAAGAAGCTTTGTTCTCAGACCTTTTCTAACATCCAGCTGGCGACAGGCTTTGAAAAATAACTTCTCGATGTCTTGCAGTGGAAACCTGATCGCTGCCTTCGCCCTCGGCAACGAATGGTTCTGTCTGGAAGAGGCCGTCACATGTGACACACCGCACGCTCGCACTTTACTTTCCAAAAGACAAAAAGCACCAGGAATGCACAGCGGAATTTAACCTTTCATTCCTGGGATGATGGCAGAATCGTTACAGCTTTAAATAAGCGTCTCACACCTCGCTGCACATCTGGAGACGATTACAGGTTCTgaaacagctgcagaggagcgGCTCCTTTCCTGCCACCgcagaatgaaaaacaatagACTGGGTCTGGCCAACGTGCACAGAACCGGACTTCACGACACGTTGTGACTGTTATAAAAGTCATTAAAAGACATTTCACAGCGTCTGGTTTGATTTGCCTGCACACGTGCATGGAGCCTCGTGTCCTGCAGATATAAAGACGGCAGCAGAGAGCGTGAGTTGGTCCGCTCGGCGTCTTCCTGCTCGTTCAGGGTTAAAATCTCACAGACACTTGACTTCCTCTTGAAAACCTCTCACCCTGGCAAGCCCGCCtcgcttttttccccctcaagGAAATGTTATAAATAGTGCTGTGTGTTCTGTTGACTCAAATTGAACGTCTCTTTGCACTGCCCACCTTTGCTCACCTTttcactcctctctctgtccgcTTCTcgctcaacacaaacacacaagcgcacacccacacaccactACACCCCCACCCCGGTTCTTCTCTGCATTTCACAGTTGGTCTCGGCTTCTCTCGGAGGAGTTTCTGcttctgctggttctgctgaaCAAcccggaggagaggagctggccAGGATGCGTTGTGTGAGCTGGTTGTTGTTGGGGACCTGCCTCCTGGTCCTGGGCCCGGCCGTGCAGGGCGCCCCGGGCCAGTGCCCCAGCCTCTGCCACTGCCACGGAGACCTTCAGCACGTCATCTGTGACAGCGCCGGGCTGAAGAAGATCCCCCAGGTGTCGGACGCCACCCGTTTGCTGAACCTGCAGAGGAACAGCCTGGGCCACATTCCCACAGGGGCCTTCAGCGACAGCAAGGGGCTCATCTCCCTGCACATGCAGCACTGTCAGCTCAGAGAGATCGGGTCTCAGGCCTTCAAGGGGCTGAAGAAGCTCATCTACCTCTACCTGTCCAACAACGAGATCAACAGCATCAAGCCCGGCGCCTTCGAGGACCTCACGGAGCTCACCTACCTCTACCTAGATGGGAACCAGATCGGCGACCTGGCCAAGGGCATCTTCTCCCCCATGATCAACCTCTTTATTCTGCAGCTCAACGACAACAGGCTGCGCGAGCTGCGGCCGGCGACCTTCACCGGTGCCAAGGACCTGCGCTGGCTGCACATGAGCGGGAACGAGCTGACCACCCTGCAGCCGGGCTCTCTGGACGACGTGGAGAACCTCGCCATTCTTCACCTGGACAGGAACAAGATGTCCACGTATCCCAGTGCGGCAATGAGCAAACTGCGTGTGGTGGAGGAACTCACGCTGGGGAGGAATCCCATGAGGACCATCCCAGACAACGCCTTCCAGAGCTTTGGGCGCTACATGGAGAAACTGCACCTGGACAACATGAGTCTGGAGAAGGTCAGTCTATGGCTTTAATGGATATTAACTAAATAGACTGATgctaatatttaatttatcttatgTGACGTGCTGTGGCTTAAAAAAATCTACTGGTAACTTAAAATCTTAAAGGATTTAAACTGCTTCCAAGTTAAAATAAAGTGCTGCAGGTGTCGTTTAAACACATTCAGCTACTTTTTCAAACTGTCGACTCAGAGATATTCAAAGTCTCTGGTGGTTGTTTAAAATAGTCTTTGTAAAGAGTACATTTTTCCTGAAAGAAGATACAACAAAGGTTAATAAATTTAGGTCGGGAAAAGatctttgtgtttatatatccgtctaaatattaatttatttctttGGGTTTAGCAAACAcgtatatttaatgttttcttttgaatcAGTGTGTTGATAGAACAGACTTGTCAGAGGTCGACTCCGCCTGCAAACAGTTAATGTTTCATACACAACCAACATGTGTTCATGTTATTTCTCATTTAACCTGATTTAAATAAGAATTTATAAACctttatatattatttctgTAACTAAATCTTTCCTGTAACCGGATTCTGTGTTTCTCCATGTATGGTGTAAATGACACGTGCTAAAAAACAAGATGTCACTTCCCAAGCACAGGAACAACAAGCCTGGTAGTTGTAGTGCAGTCTTATAATGTGAAGGTTGAAGGTTGAGTTGACAGTTTGACCACATGTCAGTGGAGGACTCGCCGCCACATGGGACAGTGTCTCTGTGGACGGAGAGATTCCAGTGGGACGTTCCTTCAGACGTGTTTAAATGACCCCGTTGCTCCAATTCACGTCTTTGTCCCGTCCTGAGGACAGTTGTGTCCGCACGTCCTCGAGGCTTTACAGATAAATGTGACGGGTTTCAACCCTTTAACCGGCGGCTGGAAAATATGAATTTGCAGCAAGATAGgttgaaaatgttaaatatctgatattttcatataatataaaataacg
Protein-coding sequences here:
- the chad gene encoding chondroadherin produces the protein MRCVSWLLLGTCLLVLGPAVQGAPGQCPSLCHCHGDLQHVICDSAGLKKIPQVSDATRLLNLQRNSLGHIPTGAFSDSKGLISLHMQHCQLREIGSQAFKGLKKLIYLYLSNNEINSIKPGAFEDLTELTYLYLDGNQIGDLAKGIFSPMINLFILQLNDNRLRELRPATFTGAKDLRWLHMSGNELTTLQPGSLDDVENLAILHLDRNKMSTYPSAAMSKLRVVEELTLGRNPMRTIPDNAFQSFGRYMEKLHLDNMSLEKFSDGAFTGVTAIKSLHLDNNRLKSLPRSLEFSTITNLTLSSNPWSCSCQLAPLRRWMDSSRSRPDALCASPPAQRGKQVRDSAAFSGCRGKAKRAKKGARP